A genomic region of Podarcis raffonei isolate rPodRaf1 chromosome 13, rPodRaf1.pri, whole genome shotgun sequence contains the following coding sequences:
- the LOC128400221 gene encoding ribonuclease-like isoform X2, translating to MAQMTACWLLLFLMVLPALTQRESRYEKFRRQHIDFPKTGSDLDARRYCNLMMQRRGMTDGVCKPSNTFIHGDPMAVDATCGDGGTYASENYYDSNTPFDITACRILGGGSQRPPCNYRGRSTSQRIRVGCTNGVPVHFKMPL from the coding sequence ATGGCTCAGATGACTGCCTGCTGGCTGCTGCTATTCCTGATGGTCCTGCCGGCACTTACCCAGAGGGAATCCCGTTACGAGAAATTCCGCCGGCAGCACATCGACTTCCCAAAGACCGGAAGCGACTTGGATGCCCGGCGCTATTGCAACCTCATGATGCAGAGAAGGGGGATGACCGACGGTGTTTGCAAACCTTCCAACACCTTCATCCATGGGGACCCCATGGCCGTGGATGCCACCTGCGGTGACGGGGGGACCTACGCCAGCGAGAATTACTATGACAGCAACACACCCTTTGACATCACAGCTTGCCGCATTCTTGGGGGAGGCTCCCAGAGACCCCCCTGTAACTACAGAGGCAGGTCCACCTCCCAGCGCATTCGGGTGGGCTGCACTAACGGGGTGCCGGTTCACTTCAAAATGCCTCTTTAG